The following is a genomic window from Theobroma cacao cultivar B97-61/B2 chromosome 10, Criollo_cocoa_genome_V2, whole genome shotgun sequence.
CTGGACTTTCATTAATTCTACTCCATTCCAACGGTAGTTCAGTGCCTGGAATCTCAGTCATCATCGAAGAGGATTCTGATCAAATTTCACCATCAATTTTTGGCAGTGTCTTATCTTGAGGAGTCTTCTCCAACTCTAGTTCGTCAAGATATTGCATAGCTTCCAAATTGGCTTCTGATGCATGAGAAGCAGAAGATACATCCTGCAACTCTGAAATAGACAACGATTCATGAAGATCTTTAATGCTACCCATGGAGGTAGAAAACTGCTGATTTCCATCTTCCCTTGATGAAGGTGCTGTCTGATTATCATTACTTCTCTTCTCCACCTCGTCACAGTTGTCTAACTTCGGTACACAACATTCTGAAGTCTGTGGAAGTGAAGCCTCTAGCTGTTCACAATTACAGATCTCCAGTTTTACCAAAGCTGGAAGGCTCTTTGGTAAATCCCCTTTCAATAGTGGACAGTTTATAACATAAAACTCTTCCAGGCAGGGAAATTCTTGGCCATCCACTTCAAGTAGTATCCATTCTTCCCATTGTGACATTTCCACAAATTTTAAAGTCTTAAGGGACTGAAAAggtttacaaccatatacatCTACCCCATAGAATTCATGGCCAATGCTCTTTATTCCTCCAATCCTCTCAATAATGAGATGTTCAAGGGATGACAGCCGCCCAAGTGGAGGAAATGACTTGCAGTTAATACAGTCACTGAGATGTAAAGAAATTATCTTCGAGAACGAAGAATCTCCCAACCACTTTGGAAACTCTTTACCACCATAAAATCGAATTGAAAGCTTTTTCAACTCCACAGAAGGCTTTAGATTCTCTAGCACTTCTTTCTGATCTGTTGCTGGATCTTCATTGTTACAGCTCCATTCCAACTCTAGTTCATCAAGATATAGCATAGCTTTCAAATTGGCTCCCGATGCATCAGAAGGAGAAGATACATTCTGCAACCCTGAAACAGACAGCGATCCATGGAGATTTGGAAGTGCCCCCAGTTCTTTAATGCTTGACCCACCGTGGCCCACAATAAAATTAGTCAAACTCTGAAGGCTTGTTAATCTGCTCATTTTTTTTGGCATCTGCATCAAGCCAGCTCCCTTAATGCCGAGCTTTCGCAAGTTAACAAGCTTGACTATGCCTTGGGGTAGCATAAGAAGAGAATAGCAGTTTGTCAATATCAATGTTTGTAGAAAGTAGAGAGTAGACAAGGATTCAGGCAAGCTTGCTAATGCACTGTGAGAGACATCTAGGTAATGTAGATATTTCAATTTTCCTATTGAATGGGGCAATTTAGCATGTGGAAAATGAGGTAGGGATAAGACTCGTAACCTTCGTATTCTTGGAAAAATATCCTTCAATGCTTGAGGACTTATTTGACAAGATCGAGAATCTATCAGATAGAAGGTCCTTAACCTGTTCCAATGAAGAACGACACTTAACATTTCAGGGATGTCACGTTCGTTTCTTAGCAATGATAGATGGCGAATCCTTTGAGGATTTGCTGCTTGATCGGATGATTCCCATCTGAGACAAAGTTCTTTAGATACATCCTCAGCAAAACAATGAATAAGATCATGCATTTTAAAGTGTGAGTTGTCAATTGGTATAAAGAATGACCTCTTCAGTAAACCGTCAACGCATTCAGCACCTACCGTTTCCATTGATTGGCCACTAGACATTTGTAGAAAGCCTGCCGCCATCCACAAGAGAACAAGTTCTTCCTTGTGAAACTCATAATCTATGGGAAACAACGAGCAATAAGCAAAACAGAGCTTTAGCAGTGCAGGAAGGTGATAATAGCTCAAGAGTACAATTGATGAAATTGAATCATGGTTATTAGCTTTTCGCAGGTCCTCCAGGACATGGCACCATTCTTCACGGCTCTTTTTGAAACGCAAGAGCCCTCCAATTACTCTTACGGACAAAGGTATACCGCCGCAggtcttcaaaattttcatgccAATATCCTCTAGCATAGCAATTTCACTTCTATCCCTCCCCGCATATGCAGACTTTGCCAACAAGGACCGGCAAGAATCCTCTGTCAATGGATTTAGTTGATAGCGAATGGAACAGCCCAGACAATCTGCAACTCCCTGACTGCGTGTAGTAACAATGATCTTGCTTCCCCTTGCACCAGATTTGAGAGAAGTTTCTAGATCGTTCCACTTATTAATATCCTCATTCCTAACATCGTCTAAGACAAGgagaaatttttttccatCCAAGCTTGCACTCAATTTATCAAGAAGGAGCTCAAGTGACATGTCACCCTCAATACTGCAGAAAGTGGGGGCCTTAAGAATTATCCTGGTGATTCTGTCAACCTCAAAGTCCGTGTGAACACCTACCCATGCCTTTAGTTCGAAATGCGCTCTCACTTTTTCATCGTTGTATACAAGCTGCGCAAGGGTGGTCTTCCCCAACCCACCCGTGCCAACTAAGGCAATCGCATCAAGATTCTCATCCCCTGATAGTAACAAGCCGACGATGTTACTCCTGTCTTCTTCTCTGCCATAGATTGCGGTTTCATCTAGCAAAGAAGTAGCAGGCAAGCTGTCTGATAATCGCAATTCATCACGCGTTTCTCGTTTTATGAAGCCATATTTATCCATTTCTTTAGCAATGACATCAATATCTTCCACAAGGTTTCCGTTAATCCATATTGGCTTCTCATCTAGTGATAAAACTAAACGTAAGGAGCTGAAAAATTCATCGCGGCACCTTAGTGCCTGGTATTTGAGGTTCCGAGCTATAGCTTCCACTTCGAGTCTTGCGggttcaaataaaatatcatccaCAGAATCCTCTGCGTCGTAGACAGCATATTCCAGTCTCAGAAGCCAAGCATACACGCCGTGACTGTTGCATCGTGGCTCCACTGCGTCGTGAATCACATAGCTAATACTCGCCAGTGACGATTCCAAGCGTTTCCAAAGTGAAGCAGATGTTGTATCTTTTGCGAAGCCAGGCGATAGTAGAACAGAGTGAATCTTGTCTAACAGCAAAGCAATGGAACCAGGCAAAGCAGCGAAGCGCAAATCAGCCATTTCAAATGGCAAGAGGttggttttggttgatctaaTGAGATTTCGGAGGAACACAAACAGTAAGAAAGGACTTGGGACTTGGATTTTTCGCTTGCGTAAATAATTGAGCGGAGCAGGAAATTCGATTAGGTGTACTGTAAATTACGAATTAGTGTATGGCggaaaaaatattgattttgCACGTAATTACTTAATGTATTATCCTTTGAGTGTAATGCCAATAtggtttttaattgttaagaTAAAACAACCCATTCataaactttaaaatattaaatataaaaactatataatataataattcaaaattttaaaattctacGTAATCACAGCTAGCAATGATCTTACACTtacatttttatcattaaaataattttaaaatattatattaatgttttaaCAATTTTATGTATATAAGAAGTAATGTTAAATATAATAGTTTTGGTCTAAGTTTAAACTTATGTTATGGATTTACATTTTCAACTCAAAAGAATGTTTATTATTTGGAAGAACGACCTTAGTCTACCTAATAGAACAGTAAGAAATGAGTTAAGTCTTgaacttataaataaaagtctTCCTCCACCTAATAGATATATTCTTTTAGGTTTGAAATATGAATCGTGGTAAGTGGTTTAGAGCAAAACCAACTCTTCACTAAGGTGGGACCCCCAATGAGAGATAATAAAGTCGTAGTAGACTCGAATCAAAGTACAATCCTTTATGAAAGAGTTCATTCAATGAAGACGTTGCATAATTGGGTGGAGTATAACATGTCATAAGTCCTTCATTAGTAAGAGATGTGACGAATCTTATCCTCATAAATAAAGACTTTTTTTCACTTAACATGTATATCTTTCGAGTTGAAAATATGGACCCATGACACTTAGGACATATAATTCGACCCTTAATAAGCTATAAGTGAAACAAACTTTATTTGACCAAACAAAATGtctaattttgtttctttttgtaatAAGTCAATATGTCTTAActttaaatgagaaaaaatcaaagatatcatgtaaaaaattaaaattataagggatgtaagtgaaatttttcttatattcaattataatatccttgtgattttaaaagaattcacACTATTATTCGGTGGAAAAACACAAATAATTTCATTCCTCCATGAATCTAACATTGGTTGGAGAGGGGGCAAAGGATTATGAAAAAAGTTGACAGCGGTATTCATGGCAAGATTACacaaattaagataattaataaaatatcaacaTGCATCAGAAATAATACAATTCAGGAGAAAATCGTCCTGTACTAGCTAGGCTTGCAATCCAGGAACTGAGACATTGAAAACAGATGGCGAACCACCACAATCGTATTCTTTTAGCAGCATCCCTGTTATGTTAACAAACACAGAACAGGCCGAGgggagaaaaaggaaaatcaccTCCAAACAAAGATTCATTAACACCACTCAAAGAACAATTCCGCCCAAATTTTGCAAGAGAATGGGCAAAGGCTTTTGCCCCTCGCTAGAGGTTTTAACTGCTAGCAAGCTGTCACATTGCTGTGTAATTTGTCACACCCAACGATCTGCAATTCCAAATGGGGATGTTGGATGATGGGTAGAGGCGCATTCAGTCTCCtacatttaattataaagagTTTTTGAAGGGACGGGAATCCTGGTGCATTTGCGGAGGGTGACCATTGCTCCCAATTTTCCATATTCTCGAACCATAACATTTCCAGGGATTTAAAGGCCACGACACCACTACCGTAGAATTCGGGGCCCACGACTTTTACTCCAGCCAGGTCATGTATGTTGAGTTCTTTGAGAGAGGGTAGTTGCCCAAGTGGTGGCAGTGAGTTGCATGTTTGGCAATTATCCAGAGTTAGTCTCTCCATTTTGGAGAATGAAGCATTCCCTAACCATTTTGGTAAAGTCATACCAAAGAAGTTTTTAATCTCGAGCCTCTCCAAATTCTCCCCGGGCAGTAACTTGTCAAGTACATCCGCTGCATGCTTCGCACTAAGATTCTGAGGATCATTCCCAGCACTCTGTCCATTACGGCTCTCAGGATTATCCCATTCCAAAATTAACTCACGGAGGTATTTCTTATCCTTTAGATTGGCCTTTTCTGCATCTGCTGTTTGAGAGACATTGTGTAGCTGCAAAATGGAAAGGGTGCCATGCAGAAGAGAAAGATCCTTCACCTCACTAATAGCTGACCCACTATTGTTGCCCACAACAAAATTAGTCAACAGCTGAAGACGTTTCAAATTACCGAAATTTGGAGGCATTTGCAGGATAGGCGTCCCTTTGATGTCAAGATGCTTCAATTTGGTAAGATTCTCCATGCATGTTGGCAAACAAGTGAGCTGAGGACAACGTGACAACTTCAGTGTCTGCAAATTATACAAAGAACATGCTCCTTCAGGAAAACGTCGAATTTTAGTGCCAGAAAAGTCCAAGTAGCCTAGCTGTTTTAAGTTGCCAATTGAATCAAGCAACTCCCCGATAGGCGTCCCCTTGACGTCAAGATGTTCTAGTTTGGTAAGATTCCTTAGTTCTGCTGGCAACCACGTGAGACGATGACAACCTGACAACTTCAGTGTCTCCAAGTTATGCAAACAGCCTACCCTTTCAGGCAAACATCGAAGAGCAGCGCCAGAAAGGTCCAAGTAGCGTAGCTGTTTTACGTTGCAAACTGAATCAGGGAACTCTGTGATATTGTAAGATGTTAATGACAATACCCGCAGGCAACTGGGCGCTGGAAACAATTTGTTGAAGACTCCAGAATCGAAAGGAGTCTTACCATCACCTGGTGATCTGAGCGGAAGGAAGGTCCgcaaaaacttattttttccATAGAAGGCCTCAAATTTATAAGGCTTGTCACTTGGCTTTAATATGCATGACAAATGGCGAACCCTTGCAGGGTTTTGGGGAGGGCTATCATGCTCGGACCTGAAGCAAAATTCTCCTGCTACATATTGAGCTAGATCGTTGACAAGGTCATGCATTATGAAACGTGATTCATCATGACTCTGTTGAAAAATTGACCTTGATAACAGTTCATGAAAGTACTGCTCGCCTACTTCCTCCTTTCTTCTACTGTGTGGCTGCTGAACTAGACCTTCAGCTATCCACATTCGAACCAAATCCCCTTTCTCGAATATGTGGCCCTTAGGAAATATGGAACAATATGCAAAGCAGCGCTTTAGTTGAGAAGGAAGATACTGGTAACTCAATCTTAAGGCAGGTAGAATGTCACTCTTATGATCAGGTAGATCCCATATTTCACTATTCAGCACATTGTCCCACTCCTGAGCTTCTAGTTGAGAATGCAGCAGACTCCCAAGTGTTTTAATAGCCAAAGGCAAGCCTTTGCATTTTTCCACAACTTTCTCACCAATTGCTTTCAGAGTAGAATCTTCATTCGGGTCTTTATTTCCAAATGCATGCTTTCCAAATAATGCCCAGCAATCTTCCTTAGATAACCTCTTCAAATCGTGAACAAGCACATCACGCATCGTGGATGAAACACTTTGGCTACGTGTAGTTACAATGATCTTACTTCCAGGGACACCGACTTGTAACGGTCTACGCAGTAGATCCCATGCTCTATAACTCTCATTCCATACATTGTCCAAGACAAGTAGAAATTTTCTTCCCATCAATATCCTCTCTAGTCTAACTTGAAGGACGTTTAAGTCTTTGATATCAGAATGCGACAATGTGGCAGACTCATAAATTGTTTTGGTGACATTGAATACATCGAACTCTTCCGAGACACACACCCATGCTCTCAAGTCAAAATAGTTCTTCACCCTGGCATCATTGTACAAAAACTGAGCAAGGGTGGTCTTTCCAATCCCACCCATTCCTACAATTGTAATCACAGGTATTTTCTGCCCATTCACGCCATCAGACAACAAAATATCAAGAATATGCTTTTTATCATCTTTTCTGAGGCATACTTCAGATTCATCGACCAAGGAAGTTGTGGGTAATCTTGAGAGTGATTTCCCTCCCTGGCCTTGTTTCAAACTAAGGATGTCTTTTTCGGCAGCAATGAGTTGCAGTTTTAGAACAATTTGTTCAAGACGAGAATTAAAGTCTGTTACTTGCTCCTCCTTAAACGGACCTTCAATTGCCATCGCATCCAGTAGATCCTCAGCATCGTAGGCAGCGTCTTTAAGCTTGTCCACCCACTTTTTCACAGAAGGGTTCATAATTTGCTTTTCCTCGGCATCACCAAGCACTCTCTCCACCTTTAGCAGTAATATTTCCATTTCCTGCAAGAGATCGTCTTTCAACGTCGTACTCCGGAAGAGGCTGATCACCGGCTTCAGGGCCTGCATGGTAGCCAACCTGTCAAACAGTACATTCAGAAAGGACGACAGAAATGCCCCTCCCACGGCCAATGCCACAGCTTCCGaaaccattttcttttcttgagcTAGAAGGATTGCACAAGGAAAAATTAGATTGGAGTAAGACTTTGAGAGTTGTGAGTAACTTGCTGGATATTTCCTTCTTTATTGTGGCGTTGACGTGGTTTCTTTTGTTGGCAATTTCTTGGTTGACTTGATTAATCATTATAGGAAGAAAAGATACTCAAGTGATTTTTATTAGGATTCAAATAATCACGGctatgtattttttaaaaattgttttaaaattatattatttatatcaatattatatatatatgtttttctagaaaaatatttttttaatgtccAATAAGAATGAAAATCATGAATTGATATTATATTGGTTAGATGTAATTGTGGAAATTATTTATCCATAAAGCCCATAAAAATATGATCATTGGTAATTCTTTTAAATGTAGAGGTAATTGTTGATGGACATTATTACAATTAATGGGTAAATACggtttcttaattaatttaagaaattaattaataatattaaattaaataaaattctaactAAAATATTAGTTAAGAGATGACATAGACTAGGGCTCATAGCCGTAAAGAGAGAACTTTAAATATCTCACGCATATTCTTCTTTCGAGTTTATATATAAGTCTTATTAGACTATGGATCGGATACTTTATATCATGCATAgtattattaatattacaaattaGTGGAAGGTTGTTGGATAGTTTGTAATATTTGAGAGTCTCATGTTGGAGGATAATTATTCAAAATGTAACTGTATAGATTAAaacataattctttaaataaaCAGAAGTGTTTCCAACAAACGCAACAATTGAAACACAACAATCATATCTGTTGAAATACAATAGCCACAACTTTTTAGTATTTATAAAAAGAACATACTTCTAAGATAAacttaaaacatttaaaaacatTCTGCAATAGGCTTGTTGTATTTTGGAAAGTCCTTGTCTGCAAATCCTAAAAGTAGGCAATAACTCTTTAGAGATTATGTGTTACAACAATCCTTAAGTCCTCTTACTCCTTTTTCTTATACTATTTTTCTAACAATTTTAAATAGATGTTGGCGAAAAAGAtgtgtgagaaaaaaaataccttCAAAAGCATTCTACAATAAGCTTGTTATATTTTGGAGACTCCttgtttaaaaattctaataataGGCAACAACTCTTTAAAAACAACACGTCAACATGTCATGTTATTAACTAACAATAATAAGTGATAAGGgcttatttaactcaaaataaaaatacaagaacttaattgaatgcaataaaagtataaaaccataattgattttttttttttagtgttcAAGGactttttcaagttttttttttcttcttgtttttctttgacaAAGTATCATATAAGTGTatctaaaccaaaataaaaatgataggCAAATCTTATGGAAATAATCTGTTAAGACAATTACAATTCTCTAGATTTATTAGGACCTTTTTTGAGTGTATACAACTTTCATTTCACGttttttaaaactaaactTATTTATCCCTTCTTTGTAaacattttgaattttatacagttgtttgatatttttctttgtattttttatttgtttgtgcttcttgaaaaaaaattgttaatttcttttttaaatatttttgttagtaGTTTAAGCTTAATGCAATATATACCAAGAGGAAAGTGAATTGGCATTTAAGAAATATCCTTTGAAAACTAAGTGTATAAATCAAATCTTTTGCAAccaaaaatttcttcttgTGTCAAAAACTAAGTGTGTAATTTTTCTAAAACTAATATACAACAATAAATCACAAAgcatatgtcacgacccggcaCTCCCTtagagcccgtgacaaccgtcgagAAGTTTCGGTAATAATTCGTTACCCGgtatgtcaaccgaaacctcgcaaggctcttgcatcagtttttcacctcccttgtgagtaatagttactaaatatcgagttttaagagaatataaactattttagatcgaaaacaatcaaaataaaattttcgccacacaggggtattttggttacTTTTACctgaaaatttcgaaacctgataaaaatacaacgtatggtagaaagatatccattttcgattaaaaacaaatttttgtaatctaaatcatccatttggaGTGAAACGTTGGTTAAttagactaaataaaaatattcgataatatatttcattttcttataaaattttttttatagaactatgcataaataatttttatagcgtaagaacaaaataaattcatacacatAGTGATACAGTAAACTAGgtattcaaaattatcctACAGTGGCATATGGACCCCGAGATAACCAAAAGTGTGCTAGAATGTAGACCTACGATTTCCAAGGAAGTAAGTCCAAAAGAAATTCTTGATGAAATCGACTGCCTACAGACTatcctgaacctgaaatggttaaaaaagaaagggtgagttttcataaactca
Proteins encoded in this region:
- the LOC108663674 gene encoding putative disease resistance RPP13-like protein 1, which encodes MADLRFAALPGSIALLLDKIHSVLLSPGFAKDTTSASLWKRLESSLASISYVIHDAVEPRCNSHGVYAWLLRLEYAVYDAEDSVDDILFEPARLEVEAIARNLKYQALRCRDEFFSSLRLVLSLDEKPIWINGNLVEDIDVIAKEMDKYGFIKRETRDELRLSDSLPATSLLDETAIYGREEDRSNIVGLLLSGDENLDAIALVGTGGLGKTTLAQLVYNDEKVRAHFELKAWVGVHTDFEVDRITRIILKAPTFCSIEGDMSLELLLDKLSASLDGKKFLLVLDDVRNEDINKWNDLETSLKSGARGSKIIVTTRSQGVADCLGCSIRYQLNPLTEDSCRSLLAKSAYAGRDRSEIAMLEDIGMKILKTCGGIPLSVRVIGGLLRFKKSREEWCHVLEDLRKANNHDSISSIVLLSYYHLPALLKLCFAYCSLFPIDYEFHKEELVLLWMAAGFLQMSSGQSMETVGAECVDGLLKRSFFIPIDNSHFKMHDLIHCFAEDVSKELCLRWESSDQAANPQRIRHLSLLRNERDIPEMLSVVLHWNRLRTFYLIDSRSCQISPQALKDIFPRIRRLRVLSLPHFPHAKLPHSIGKLKYLHYLDVSHSALASLPESLSTLYFLQTLILTNCYSLLMLPQGIVKLVNLRKLGIKGAGLMQMPKKMSRLTSLQSLTNFIVGHGGSSIKELGALPNLHGSLSVSGLQNVSSPSDASGANLKAMLYLDELELEWSCNNEDPATDQKEVLENLKPSVELKKLSIRFYGGKEFPKWLGDSSFSKIISLHLSDCINCKSFPPLGRLSSLEHLIIERIGGIKSIGHEFYGVDVYGCKPFQSLKTLKFVEMSQWEEWILLEVDGQEFPCLEEFYVINCPLLKGDLPKSLPALVKLEICNCEQLEASLPQTSECCVPKLDNCDEVEKRSNDNQTAPSSREDGNQQFSTSMGSIKDLHESLSISELQDVSSASHASEANLEAMQYLDELELEKTPQDKTLPKIDGEI
- the LOC108663675 gene encoding putative disease resistance RPP13-like protein 1; its protein translation is MGGIGKTTLAQFLYNDARVKNYFDLRAWVCVSEEFDVFNVTKTIYESATLSHSDIKDLNVLQVRLERILMGRKFLLVLDNVWNESYRAWDLLRRPLQVGVPGSKIIVTTRSQSVSSTMRDVLVHDLKRLSKEDCWALFGKHAFGNKDPNEDSTLKAIGEKVVEKCKGLPLAIKTLGSLLHSQLEAQEWDNVLNSEIWDLPDHKSDILPALRLSYQYLPSQLKRCFAYCSIFPKGHIFEKGDLVRMWIAEGLVQQPHSRRKEEVGEQYFHELLSRSIFQQSHDESRFIMHDLVNDLAQYVAGEFCFRSEHDSPPQNPARVRHLSCILKPSDKPYKFEAFYGKNKFLRTFLPLRSPGDGKTPFDSGVFNKLFPAPSCLRVLSLTSYNITEFPDSVCNVKQLRYLDLSGAALRCLPERVGCLHNLETLKLSGCHRLTWLPAELRNLTKLEHLDVKGTPIGELLDSIGNLKQLGYLDFSGTKIRRFPEGACSLYNLQTLKLSRCPQLTCLPTCMENLTKLKHLDIKGTPILQMPPNFGNLKRLQLLTNFVVGNNSGSAISEVKDLSLLHGTLSILQLHNVSQTADAEKANLKDKKYLRELILEWDNPESRNGQSAGNDPQNLSAKHAADVLDKLLPGENLERLEIKNFFGMTLPKWLGNASFSKMERLTLDNCQTCNSLPPLGQLPSLKELNIHDLAGVKVVGPEFYGSGVVAFKSLEMLWFENMENWEQWSPSANAPGFPSLQKLFIIKCRRLNAPLPIIQHPHLELQIVGCDKLHSNVTAC